One window of the Pleurocapsa minor HA4230-MV1 genome contains the following:
- a CDS encoding type II toxin-antitoxin system VapC family toxin, producing MIVFIDSGVLGKLCNPNRTEETITINDWLFSLLSKGIFVVSSYICDYEVRRSLILESLRKPNINGIEDLDELRNLVTFLPLSNEVMLEAANLWAEARIQGIPTADDKSLDADIIICSQYKLLEKEYPGRYIVIATTNVKHLSRFSEAKEWQAIEF from the coding sequence ATGATTGTATTTATTGATTCTGGGGTACTAGGCAAACTTTGTAATCCCAATCGTACAGAAGAAACTATTACTATTAATGATTGGTTGTTTTCTCTGCTATCGAAAGGTATTTTTGTTGTTAGTAGTTACATTTGTGATTATGAAGTCAGAAGAAGTTTGATTTTAGAGTCTTTGAGGAAACCCAATATCAATGGCATTGAAGATTTAGACGAACTCAGAAATTTAGTAACTTTTTTACCTTTAAGCAACGAGGTAATGTTAGAAGCTGCTAATCTTTGGGCAGAAGCACGTATACAAGGAATACCAACTGCTGATGATAAAAGCCTTGATGCCGATATAATTATTTGCTCTCAATACAAACTACTAGAAAAAGAATATCCAGGCAGATACATTGTTATTGCTACCACTAACGTCAAACATTTAAGTCGTTTTAGTGAAGCCAAAGAATGGCAAGCAATTGAGTTTTAA
- a CDS encoding type II toxin-antitoxin system PemK/MazF family toxin, with amino-acid sequence MTSLYPRQGEVYLIRALKTLGDTKARLALGEETSPRFLAKKRPAVVVSMNVRNELRENVLIVPFTSDLTNGETPTRILISTGEGGLESASLALCDNISAVRKLYLERGPYGSITPQSLAKIQRAIQIAIGIF; translated from the coding sequence GTGACAAGTTTATATCCTCGTCAGGGTGAAGTGTATCTAATTAGAGCGTTAAAAACTCTGGGGGATACTAAAGCAAGACTTGCGCTTGGCGAGGAAACCTCGCCGCGCTTCCTTGCTAAAAAACGTCCTGCTGTTGTTGTTTCAATGAATGTCAGAAATGAATTGAGAGAAAATGTCTTGATTGTTCCTTTTACCAGCGATTTAACTAATGGAGAAACACCAACTAGAATTTTGATTTCAACAGGAGAAGGAGGGTTAGAATCGGCTTCTTTGGCTCTGTGCGACAACATATCTGCGGTTCGTAAGCTTTATTTAGAGCGCGGCCCTTATGGGTCAATTACACCGCAATCTTTAGCCAAGATTCAAAGAGCAATTCAAATTGCGATCGGTATTTTTTGA
- a CDS encoding four helix bundle protein, with the protein MMTNVPITERTESFAIRIVKACCFLSKQSDVSRTLSRQLLRSGTSIGANVHEAQSAQSNKDFIHKLEIALKEARETEYWLKILIKSELVKEDKFKLLLQESQEIKAIIAASVVKLKKK; encoded by the coding sequence ATGATGACTAATGTTCCAATAACAGAAAGAACTGAAAGTTTTGCTATAAGAATTGTCAAAGCCTGTTGTTTTTTATCTAAACAGTCAGATGTATCTAGAACTTTATCAAGACAGTTATTGAGATCTGGTACATCTATTGGGGCGAATGTCCATGAAGCGCAATCAGCACAATCAAACAAAGATTTTATCCACAAGTTAGAAATAGCATTAAAAGAAGCGAGAGAAACTGAATATTGGCTGAAAATTTTGATTAAGTCAGAGCTTGTTAAAGAAGATAAATTTAAATTGCTATTGCAAGAATCCCAAGAAATTAAAGCTATCATTGCTGCCTCAGTAGTTAAATTAAAGAAAAAATAA
- a CDS encoding ribbon-helix-helix domain-containing protein: MINNSQKQRISITVDSQLLEEVDKMTKNRSAAVEEGLRLWRKQQIESQLRNFYQNRSQADIEFEHEWAQFSQSQMEEILEEEGL, encoded by the coding sequence ATGATTAATAATTCCCAGAAACAACGGATATCGATCACCGTAGATTCACAACTACTTGAAGAAGTAGACAAAATGACTAAAAATCGTTCGGCTGCGGTGGAGGAAGGTTTACGTTTGTGGCGCAAACAGCAAATCGAGTCACAATTGAGAAACTTCTATCAAAATCGTTCCCAGGCGGATATCGAGTTTGAACATGAATGGGCGCAGTTTTCCCAATCACAAATGGAAGAGATTCTAGAAGAGGAAGGATTATAA